One window from the genome of Canis lupus dingo isolate Sandy chromosome 15, ASM325472v2, whole genome shotgun sequence encodes:
- the TMEM53 gene encoding transmembrane protein 53 isoform X2, which yields MVFFSESLGIPSLRVLAQKLLELLFDHEVEKEPLLFHVFSNAGVMLYRYVLELLQTHRRFCRLRVVGTIFDSGPGDSNLVGALRALAAVLERRPAALRLLLLVAFALVAVLFHGLLAPLTALFHTHFYDRLLDAASRWPELYLYSRADEVVLARDVERMVEARLAHRVLVRSVDFVSSAHVSHLRDYPTYYTSLCVNFMRSCVHC from the coding sequence ATGGTCTTCTTCTCCGAGTCCCTGGGCATCCCTTCACTTCGCGTTTTGGCCCAGAAGCTACTTGAGCTGCTCTTTGATCACGAGGTGGAGAAGGAGCCCCTGCTCTTCCATGTCTTCAGCAACGCGGGGGTCATGCTGTACCGGTACGTGCTGGAGCTGCTGCAGACCCACCGGCGCTTCTGCCGCCTGCGCGTCGTGGGCACCATCTTTGACAGCGGGCCCGGCGACAGCAACCTGGTGGGGGCCCTGCGGGCGCTGGCCGCCGTCCTGGAGCGCCGGCCTGCCGCGCTGCGCCTGCTGCTCCTGGTGGCCTTCGCCCTGGTGGCGGTCCTGTTCCACGGCCTGCTCGCGCCCCTCACGGCCCTCTTCCACACCCACTTCTATGACCGGCTGCTCGACGCCGCCTCACGCTGGCCCGAGCTCTACCTCTACTCGAGGGCCGACGAGGTGGTGCTGGCCAGGGACGTGGAGCGCATGGTGGAGGCCCGCCTGGCACACCGGGTCCTGGTGCGCTCAGTGGACTTCGTGTCGTCTGCACATGTCAGCCACCTCCGCGACTACCCCACTTACTACACGAGCCTCTGCGTCAACTTCATGCGCAGCTGCgtccactgctga
- the TMEM53 gene encoding transmembrane protein 53 isoform X1, with amino-acid sequence MASAELDYTIEIPDEPCRSQESSSDPGRKEVGARQPLVILLGWGGCTDKNLAKYSAIYHKRGCIVIRYTAPWHMVFFSESLGIPSLRVLAQKLLELLFDHEVEKEPLLFHVFSNAGVMLYRYVLELLQTHRRFCRLRVVGTIFDSGPGDSNLVGALRALAAVLERRPAALRLLLLVAFALVAVLFHGLLAPLTALFHTHFYDRLLDAASRWPELYLYSRADEVVLARDVERMVEARLAHRVLVRSVDFVSSAHVSHLRDYPTYYTSLCVNFMRSCVHC; translated from the exons AGAGCAGCTCCGACCCAGGCCGGAAGGAGGTGGGGGCCCGGCAGCCTTTGGTGATTCTCTTGGGCTGGGGTGGCTGCACCGACAAGAACCTTGCCAAGTACAGCGCCATCTACCACAAGAGG ggcTGCATCGTCATCCGATACACAGCCCCGTGGCACATGGTCTTCTTCTCCGAGTCCCTGGGCATCCCTTCACTTCGCGTTTTGGCCCAGAAGCTACTTGAGCTGCTCTTTGATCACGAGGTGGAGAAGGAGCCCCTGCTCTTCCATGTCTTCAGCAACGCGGGGGTCATGCTGTACCGGTACGTGCTGGAGCTGCTGCAGACCCACCGGCGCTTCTGCCGCCTGCGCGTCGTGGGCACCATCTTTGACAGCGGGCCCGGCGACAGCAACCTGGTGGGGGCCCTGCGGGCGCTGGCCGCCGTCCTGGAGCGCCGGCCTGCCGCGCTGCGCCTGCTGCTCCTGGTGGCCTTCGCCCTGGTGGCGGTCCTGTTCCACGGCCTGCTCGCGCCCCTCACGGCCCTCTTCCACACCCACTTCTATGACCGGCTGCTCGACGCCGCCTCACGCTGGCCCGAGCTCTACCTCTACTCGAGGGCCGACGAGGTGGTGCTGGCCAGGGACGTGGAGCGCATGGTGGAGGCCCGCCTGGCACACCGGGTCCTGGTGCGCTCAGTGGACTTCGTGTCGTCTGCACATGTCAGCCACCTCCGCGACTACCCCACTTACTACACGAGCCTCTGCGTCAACTTCATGCGCAGCTGCgtccactgctga